From Polynucleobacter difficilis, a single genomic window includes:
- the rplS gene encoding 50S ribosomal protein L19, whose translation MNLIEKIEQEEIARLTANKTIPSFAPGDTVIVGVNVVEGTRKRTQAFEGVVIAKRNRGLNSSFIVRKISSGEGVERTFQTYSPLIASIEVKRRGDVRRAKLYYLRDRSGKSARIKEKLQARVKPSAQAAAE comes from the coding sequence ATGAATTTGATTGAAAAAATTGAGCAAGAAGAAATTGCTCGTCTCACCGCCAACAAAACAATTCCAAGTTTTGCTCCTGGCGATACCGTGATTGTGGGTGTGAATGTGGTTGAAGGCACACGCAAGCGGACCCAAGCATTCGAAGGTGTAGTGATTGCCAAACGCAATCGCGGACTGAACTCCAGTTTCATCGTGCGTAAGATTTCTTCTGGTGAGGGCGTAGAGCGTACCTTCCAAACTTACTCACCATTAATTGCTAGCATTGAGGTGAAGCGTCGCGGTGATGTGCGTCGCGCCAAACTCTACTACTTGCGTGATCGTTCAGGCAAGTCAGCGCGTATTAAAGAAAAGTTGCAAGCGCGTGTTAAGCCTAGCGCTCAGGCGGCTGCAGAGTAA
- a CDS encoding histone deacetylase family protein, protein MTTAYISHSDFLRHEMGSHHPECPERIQAIEDQLILSRVDSFLKRIEPPLATTEQVELVHSADHVEYVTGHSPTSGYFMLDGDTIMNPATLTVSLRAAGAAIAGVDAVMKGEVENAFCAIRPPGHHAEPTRSMGFCVFNNIAIAARYAISAYGLERVAIIDFDVHHGNGTEAAFYDDPKILMCSFFQHPFYPYSGLEHSDNMVNMPMPASTKGDVVRKMITETWLPRLRAFQPELILISAGFDAHREDDLGQMGLVEDDYVWMTQRLKEIAKESAGGRIVSCLEGGYNLSALGRSVVAHVKALADL, encoded by the coding sequence ATGACAACAGCATATATAAGCCACAGTGATTTTTTAAGGCATGAAATGGGCAGTCATCACCCGGAGTGCCCAGAGCGCATTCAGGCAATTGAAGATCAACTCATTTTGAGCCGCGTCGATAGCTTTCTAAAGCGGATTGAGCCCCCACTAGCCACAACCGAGCAAGTCGAGCTCGTCCATAGTGCTGACCACGTGGAGTATGTCACTGGCCATTCACCAACATCGGGTTACTTTATGCTTGATGGCGACACCATCATGAACCCAGCGACCTTGACTGTGTCATTGCGTGCCGCTGGCGCAGCGATTGCTGGCGTCGATGCGGTCATGAAGGGCGAAGTCGAAAACGCATTTTGTGCAATCCGCCCCCCTGGCCACCATGCTGAGCCAACACGCTCAATGGGTTTCTGTGTTTTTAACAACATCGCGATTGCGGCACGCTACGCAATCAGTGCATACGGCCTTGAACGGGTGGCCATTATTGATTTTGATGTCCACCACGGCAATGGCACTGAGGCGGCATTTTATGATGACCCTAAAATTCTGATGTGCAGTTTTTTTCAACATCCTTTCTATCCCTATAGCGGTTTAGAGCATTCCGACAACATGGTGAACATGCCGATGCCCGCCTCGACCAAAGGGGATGTGGTACGTAAGATGATTACTGAAACCTGGCTGCCACGTTTAAGGGCCTTTCAGCCTGAATTAATCTTGATCTCCGCAGGCTTTGATGCCCATCGCGAGGATGATTTGGGTCAAATGGGCTTGGTAGAAGATGATTACGTTTGGATGACTCAGCGCCTCAAAGAGATTGCCAAGGAATCCGCTGGCGGCCGCATTGTGAGCTGCCTTGAGGGGGGCTATAACCTGTCTGCTTTGGGACGTAGCGTGGTAGCCCACGTGAAGGCCTTGGCAGACTTATAG
- the cysM gene encoding cysteine synthase CysM has protein sequence MNSPANLHSSYMTISQTVGNTPLVRLQRIPGADIIARGNVVLGKLEGNNPAGSVKDRPALSMIVRAQERGEIQPGDTLIEATSGNTGIALAMAAAMLGYKMVLVMPENQSLERRQSMAAYGAELILTAATGGMELARDYALQLQKEGRGRLLDQFSNLDNPRAHLETTGPEIWRDTHGQITHFVSSMGTTGTITGVSTYLKSMNPAIQIIGAQPSEGSQIPGIRKWAPEYLPKIYQADRVDRIEYVSQGEAEEMARRMAAEEGIFCGISAAGALVIALRIAREVENATIVFIVCDRGDRYLSTGVFPA, from the coding sequence ATGAACTCGCCTGCCAATCTCCATTCCTCCTACATGACCATCTCCCAAACGGTTGGTAACACACCGTTAGTGCGTTTACAGCGGATACCAGGTGCGGACATCATTGCGCGTGGCAATGTTGTTTTAGGCAAGCTTGAAGGCAATAATCCGGCGGGGTCGGTTAAAGATCGGCCCGCGCTGTCAATGATTGTGCGCGCACAAGAGCGCGGCGAGATTCAGCCGGGCGATACCTTAATTGAAGCGACCAGCGGTAATACGGGCATTGCGTTGGCTATGGCTGCTGCTATGTTGGGTTACAAGATGGTGCTGGTAATGCCTGAGAATCAAAGTTTAGAGCGTCGCCAAAGTATGGCGGCCTATGGGGCAGAGCTGATTCTGACGGCCGCCACCGGAGGCATGGAGCTAGCGCGTGACTATGCCCTGCAATTACAAAAAGAAGGACGTGGCCGCTTACTGGATCAGTTTTCAAATTTAGATAATCCCCGTGCGCACCTCGAGACAACCGGCCCTGAAATTTGGCGTGATACCCATGGGCAGATTACGCACTTTGTTTCTTCGATGGGTACTACCGGCACGATCACCGGGGTCTCGACGTATTTAAAGTCCATGAATCCAGCAATTCAGATTATTGGCGCACAGCCATCCGAGGGCTCGCAGATTCCGGGAATTCGGAAATGGGCCCCGGAGTACCTACCTAAAATTTATCAGGCAGACCGAGTGGATCGCATTGAGTATGTCAGCCAAGGTGAAGCTGAGGAAATGGCTCGCCGTATGGCAGCAGAGGAAGGTATTTTTTGCGGCATCTCGGCAGCAGGAGCCCTCGTCATTGCCTTACGTATTGCGCGGGAAGTAGAAAATGCCACGATTGTGTTTATTGTGTGTGATCGCGGTGACCGCTATCTTTCCACGGGTGTATTTCCAGCCTAG
- the rfaD gene encoding ADP-glyceromanno-heptose 6-epimerase — protein MTIIVTGAAGFIGANLVQALNARGEKNIIAVDDLRPADKYRNLADLDIIDYLDKDEFLEAFASGRLGKVKAVFHEGACSDTMETDGIFMMANNYRYSMDLLDICTEESVPFLYASSAATYGGSDTFVESREHEKPLNIYGYSKFLFDQVMRKRFAEKANTAQVVGFRYFNVYGPRESHKGRMASVAFHQYHQFKNHGVVKLFGEYGGYAAGEQSRDFVSVEDVVKVNLFFYDHPEKSGIFNLGSGKAQPFNDVAHTVVNSMRRIAGQSPASLSELVKQGLIEYIPFPDALRGKYQCFTQADQTKLRQAGYADAFLNVEQGVGRYIDWLSANADFLSQPSA, from the coding sequence GTGACGATTATTGTGACAGGCGCCGCTGGATTTATCGGCGCCAATTTAGTGCAAGCCCTCAATGCTAGAGGTGAAAAAAACATCATTGCGGTAGATGATTTACGCCCAGCGGATAAATACCGCAACTTAGCTGACCTCGACATCATTGATTACTTGGATAAGGATGAGTTCCTTGAGGCTTTTGCGAGTGGAAGGCTTGGCAAAGTCAAGGCGGTTTTTCATGAAGGGGCGTGCTCCGATACGATGGAAACCGACGGTATTTTCATGATGGCGAATAACTACCGCTACTCCATGGATTTACTGGATATTTGCACCGAAGAAAGTGTGCCATTTTTATATGCCTCCTCCGCAGCCACTTATGGCGGATCCGACACCTTTGTCGAAAGCCGAGAGCATGAGAAGCCGCTCAATATTTATGGCTACTCGAAATTTTTATTTGATCAAGTGATGCGCAAGCGCTTTGCTGAGAAAGCAAATACAGCCCAGGTGGTTGGCTTCCGCTACTTCAATGTGTATGGTCCGCGCGAGTCACACAAGGGTCGGATGGCATCGGTTGCGTTTCACCAATACCATCAGTTTAAAAACCACGGTGTGGTTAAGCTTTTTGGCGAATATGGTGGCTATGCTGCAGGTGAGCAGAGCCGTGATTTTGTGTCCGTTGAGGATGTTGTTAAGGTCAATTTGTTTTTTTATGACCACCCTGAAAAGAGCGGCATCTTTAATTTGGGTAGCGGTAAAGCCCAACCCTTTAATGATGTGGCGCACACCGTTGTCAACTCGATGCGGCGCATTGCGGGGCAATCTCCAGCTAGCCTATCGGAATTGGTCAAGCAAGGCTTGATTGAATACATTCCCTTTCCGGATGCCTTGCGTGGCAAATACCAATGCTTTACACAAGCAGACCAAACCAAACTCAGGCAAGCTGGCTATGCAGATGCCTTCCTCAATGTAGAGCAGGGTGTTGGACGATATATTGATTGGCTTTCTGCCAATGCTGATTTTCTGAGTCAGCCAAGCGCCTAA
- a CDS encoding CoA pyrophosphatase, protein MSSASASPSRFDPKIVPIERCCDADPRIAENALLADALRKRFLQTLEWSPEITDENRYALAADIISTRSAKGMTTDAAVLVPVLKKPEGLSILLTQRTDHLHDHAGQISFPGGRMDAGDIDLRATALRESQEEIGLESGRVEIIGTLPEYLTVSGYRVTPVVALVDPQPHYPVDAFEVADVFDVPLPFLMDPANHQVRVWSNGEERRRFYAMPYQDRFIWGATAGMLRNLYHFLKL, encoded by the coding sequence ATGTCTTCTGCTAGTGCATCCCCATCCCGCTTTGATCCTAAGATCGTGCCTATTGAGCGTTGTTGTGATGCCGATCCACGCATTGCGGAGAATGCCCTACTAGCTGATGCCTTGCGTAAGCGTTTTTTGCAAACGCTAGAGTGGTCCCCTGAAATCACCGATGAAAATCGCTATGCCTTGGCTGCGGACATTATTAGCACCCGATCGGCTAAAGGCATGACAACCGATGCGGCAGTATTGGTGCCGGTTTTGAAAAAGCCCGAGGGTTTATCCATTTTGTTAACCCAGCGCACGGATCATTTGCATGACCATGCTGGCCAAATTAGCTTCCCGGGTGGCCGTATGGATGCTGGGGATATAGATTTACGGGCGACTGCGCTGCGCGAAAGCCAAGAAGAAATCGGCCTTGAATCCGGGCGCGTAGAGATTATTGGCACTTTGCCGGAGTATTTGACGGTATCGGGCTATCGTGTCACACCAGTGGTTGCTTTGGTTGATCCACAGCCCCACTATCCGGTCGATGCCTTTGAGGTAGCTGATGTATTTGATGTCCCGCTTCCCTTTTTAATGGACCCCGCCAACCATCAAGTTCGGGTTTGGAGTAATGGCGAGGAGCGCCGCCGCTTCTATGCCATGCCCTACCAGGATCGATTTATTTGGGGCGCTACGGCCGGCATGCTCAGAAACCTATATCATTTCTTAAAATTATGA
- a CDS encoding lytic murein transglycosylase produces MNLILIIPRIGSCISNRGICLLLASIAIAILSACASAPPNSEATLPSKTVPDTSIVNQVGGETAEQQSSQNLQIMLAQISQSEGIPLSTLETAFADSKNLAQVRKLVMPGPPGFKKNWTAYRGRFIEPARTKAGMAFIEQNRTYLDRVERETGVPGTVIASIIGVETIYGRNMGSFKVKDVLSTLAFNYPDTPNRASREALFQDQLKQLILLCWAESGGNSTRNTKSASIKTNAFDRCLNQSSSYAGAIGLPQFMPGSIRNFAKDGDGDGVIDLRQSRPDAIASVARFLRMHGWQPGMPIYFPITETEQNQAAIRRLADGLPDAKHTVQEFIDLGILDSRYGDLQTGGVAPQSKALIIDLPFINAQGNDEVRYVVGLENFLSIVQYNRSYFYAQSVAEFAEALGYDNQSVVPKTPATPTTKTKKSAAKKTQKPKKPKAN; encoded by the coding sequence GTGAACCTTATTTTAATTATTCCCCGCATTGGCTCTTGCATTAGTAATAGGGGAATCTGCCTCCTACTCGCCAGTATCGCCATTGCCATCCTATCCGCGTGCGCCTCGGCTCCACCTAACTCCGAAGCGACGCTACCCAGCAAAACCGTTCCCGACACTTCTATCGTAAACCAAGTGGGCGGAGAAACAGCAGAGCAGCAATCCAGCCAAAACCTTCAGATCATGCTGGCGCAGATTAGTCAATCTGAGGGCATCCCACTTAGCACCCTAGAGACTGCCTTTGCAGACAGCAAAAATCTAGCCCAAGTTCGTAAATTGGTCATGCCGGGGCCGCCTGGATTTAAGAAAAACTGGACTGCCTATCGTGGGCGCTTTATCGAGCCCGCTCGAACAAAGGCAGGGATGGCTTTTATTGAACAAAATCGTACCTATCTGGATCGGGTTGAGCGTGAAACCGGCGTCCCTGGAACAGTTATTGCCTCGATCATTGGCGTAGAGACCATCTATGGCCGAAACATGGGTAGCTTCAAGGTCAAGGATGTTTTATCCACCCTTGCATTTAATTACCCCGATACGCCGAATCGCGCCAGCCGTGAAGCCCTGTTTCAAGATCAGCTCAAGCAACTGATTCTGCTTTGTTGGGCCGAATCCGGCGGTAATTCAACACGGAATACTAAATCAGCCTCGATCAAAACCAATGCATTTGACCGCTGCCTCAATCAGAGTAGCTCCTATGCAGGCGCGATTGGGCTGCCGCAGTTTATGCCGGGTAGCATCCGCAATTTCGCAAAAGATGGTGATGGCGATGGTGTGATTGATTTACGGCAAAGCCGTCCGGATGCGATTGCTAGCGTAGCGCGTTTTTTACGCATGCATGGCTGGCAGCCCGGGATGCCGATTTACTTTCCGATCACAGAGACAGAGCAGAACCAGGCCGCCATTCGGCGCTTAGCCGATGGCCTTCCAGACGCAAAGCACACCGTACAAGAATTCATTGATTTAGGAATCTTGGATAGCCGCTACGGTGACCTACAAACCGGTGGCGTAGCGCCGCAAAGCAAAGCCCTCATTATCGATCTGCCATTCATCAACGCGCAAGGCAATGATGAAGTGCGCTATGTTGTTGGCCTAGAGAACTTTCTCAGCATTGTTCAATACAACCGCAGCTATTTTTATGCGCAGAGTGTCGCTGAGTTTGCCGAAGCCCTCGGTTACGACAACCAAAGCGTAGTCCCTAAAACCCCAGCTACACCGACCACCAAAACCAAGAAGTCTGCTGCAAAAAAGACGCAGAAGCCTAAAAAGCCAAAAGCTAACTAG
- the rpsP gene encoding 30S ribosomal protein S16, translated as MVVIRLARGGSKKRPFYSIVATDKRNRRDSNFIERIGYFNPSAAESEQAMRVAQDRLTYWTGVGAQISPTVKRLIKDHPAA; from the coding sequence ATGGTCGTCATTCGACTGGCACGCGGCGGTTCAAAAAAACGCCCTTTTTACAGCATTGTTGCAACCGATAAGCGCAACCGTCGCGACTCCAATTTTATTGAGCGCATTGGTTATTTCAACCCATCCGCTGCTGAGTCTGAGCAGGCAATGCGGGTTGCACAAGATCGCTTGACCTATTGGACTGGCGTCGGTGCACAAATTTCACCAACCGTGAAACGCTTGATTAAAGATCATCCTGCCGCCTAA
- a CDS encoding electron transfer flavoprotein subunit alpha/FixB family protein, translating to MAALVLAEHDNQILKAATLNTVTAALACSPEVDILVAGSHADTVATAAAAIPGIRKVILIDDAALLDQLAEPVAAQILALASGYEHLLAAATAHGKNVMPRVAAKLDVAQVSDITHVISADTFARPIYAGNAIATVQSLDATKVLTVRSTGFEAASATGGNAPVEKRNAAPCASGATFVGRDLSKSDRPELTAAKIIVSGGRGLGSGEKYQELIAPLADTLGAALGASRAAVDAGYVPNDYQVGQTGKIVAPDLYVAVGISGAIQHLAGMKDSKVIVAINKDSEAPIFGVADYGLVADLFTAVPELTKALEK from the coding sequence ATGGCCGCACTTGTATTAGCAGAGCACGATAACCAGATCCTCAAGGCGGCTACCTTAAACACCGTAACAGCGGCCCTTGCGTGTAGCCCAGAAGTCGATATTTTGGTGGCTGGGAGCCATGCCGATACCGTGGCAACTGCAGCAGCGGCGATTCCAGGCATTCGGAAAGTGATTTTGATTGATGATGCTGCATTGCTGGATCAACTGGCTGAGCCGGTAGCGGCGCAAATTTTGGCGCTGGCCAGCGGGTACGAGCATCTCTTAGCAGCGGCTACTGCCCATGGCAAGAATGTGATGCCGCGGGTTGCTGCCAAACTAGACGTGGCTCAGGTATCCGATATCACGCATGTCATTAGCGCTGATACCTTTGCTCGGCCCATCTACGCTGGTAATGCGATCGCTACGGTGCAGTCGCTGGATGCCACTAAAGTACTGACGGTGCGAAGCACGGGCTTTGAAGCGGCTAGCGCAACCGGAGGAAATGCACCGGTTGAAAAGCGCAATGCTGCCCCATGTGCGAGCGGCGCTACTTTTGTGGGCCGTGATTTAAGTAAATCGGATCGCCCAGAGTTAACTGCTGCAAAGATCATCGTATCGGGCGGACGGGGTTTGGGATCAGGCGAAAAGTACCAAGAGTTAATAGCGCCGCTGGCCGATACACTCGGAGCCGCCTTGGGCGCATCGCGCGCTGCAGTGGATGCCGGCTATGTTCCTAACGACTATCAAGTGGGTCAAACCGGCAAGATTGTGGCGCCTGACCTGTATGTCGCAGTCGGAATCTCGGGTGCGATTCAGCACTTGGCTGGCATGAAAGACTCGAAAGTTATCGTGGCGATCAATAAAGATTCTGAGGCACCGATTTTTGGTGTCGCTGATTACGGCTTGGTTGCGGATTTGTTTACAGCGGTGCCGGAACTAACGAAGGCCTTGGAAAAGTAA
- a CDS encoding electron transfer flavoprotein subunit beta/FixA family protein, whose protein sequence is MKILVAVKRVVDYNVKIRVKSDQSGVDTANVKMSMNPFDEIAVEEAIRLKEAGIASEIVVFSAGSQQCQETLRTALAIGADRAILVETDVDLQPLAVAKLLQAVCAKEQPQLIILGKQAIDDDSNQTGQMLAALMDIPQATFASKVAFVDGTLNVTREVDGGLETISMTLPAVITTDLRLNEPRYVTLPNIMKAKKKELEIIKPDALGVDVTPHLKTIKVEEPPKRTAGILVADVAALVDKLKNEAKVI, encoded by the coding sequence ATGAAAATTCTGGTTGCGGTGAAGCGCGTTGTTGATTACAACGTCAAGATTCGAGTCAAGTCTGACCAGTCCGGTGTTGATACTGCGAATGTGAAGATGAGCATGAATCCATTCGATGAAATTGCAGTGGAAGAGGCCATTCGTTTAAAAGAGGCCGGCATTGCAAGCGAGATCGTGGTTTTCTCGGCAGGGAGTCAGCAGTGCCAAGAGACGCTCCGAACCGCATTGGCCATTGGTGCCGATCGCGCCATCTTGGTTGAAACCGACGTTGATTTACAGCCTTTAGCGGTAGCAAAGTTATTGCAAGCCGTGTGCGCCAAAGAGCAGCCCCAATTGATTATTTTGGGCAAACAGGCCATTGACGACGACAGCAATCAGACCGGTCAAATGTTGGCGGCCCTCATGGATATTCCGCAAGCCACCTTCGCATCGAAAGTGGCTTTTGTAGATGGCACGCTTAACGTGACCCGCGAAGTCGATGGTGGTCTAGAAACTATTTCGATGACTCTACCGGCAGTGATTACCACCGATTTGCGCCTGAATGAGCCCCGCTACGTTACCTTGCCCAACATCATGAAGGCAAAGAAAAAAGAATTGGAAATCATTAAGCCCGATGCATTAGGGGTTGACGTGACTCCGCATTTGAAAACCATCAAAGTCGAAGAGCCCCCAAAACGGACGGCGGGCATCCTCGTCGCAGACGTTGCTGCGCTGGTGGATAAATTAAAAAATGAAGCGAAGGTGATTTAA
- the rimM gene encoding ribosome maturation factor RimM (Essential for efficient processing of 16S rRNA), producing the protein MTSALPSDLVELGLIQDAQGLRGQIKVRPFSSDPVALLSTKSIWLSLLSPQLSRGARIPEAPRQHAVNSAKLHSGFVVMSLEGIVDRDQALAVKGARLLLSRAAFPQAESSTYYWVDLVGCEVIGHGQLPLGLVTEITENGAHAIMTVQGSDRIHLIPFVPEIVQDVDLTQKQITVLWDAEW; encoded by the coding sequence ATGACTTCAGCTCTCCCATCAGACTTAGTCGAGCTAGGTCTCATTCAAGATGCACAAGGCCTGCGGGGCCAGATTAAGGTTAGGCCCTTTTCATCTGATCCTGTAGCGCTGCTATCTACTAAATCCATCTGGCTTTCCCTCTTAAGTCCACAGCTTAGTCGTGGCGCTCGCATTCCGGAAGCGCCAAGGCAGCATGCAGTGAACAGTGCCAAGCTCCATAGTGGGTTTGTTGTGATGAGCCTCGAGGGCATTGTTGATCGTGATCAGGCCTTGGCTGTTAAAGGCGCAAGGCTTTTGCTAAGTCGCGCAGCATTTCCGCAAGCAGAATCAAGCACGTACTACTGGGTTGATTTGGTGGGTTGCGAGGTCATTGGGCACGGGCAATTGCCGCTTGGGCTTGTCACTGAAATAACCGAGAACGGCGCGCATGCCATCATGACGGTGCAAGGTAGTGACCGCATTCATTTAATTCCCTTTGTTCCCGAGATTGTTCAGGATGTGGATTTGACTCAAAAACAAATAACCGTTCTCTGGGATGCTGAATGGTGA
- the trmD gene encoding tRNA (guanosine(37)-N1)-methyltransferase TrmD, giving the protein MRFDVVSLFPEMFSALTEWGVTGRAYQRGLTSLRLWNPRDYAHDPRKTVDDRAYGGGPGMVMMAKPLEDTVEAIKAEHQSSGVQTGPICLLAPQGERFSQKIAKDILSYGNLTLICGRYEAVDQRFVDRTVDLQLSIGDFVVSGGELPAMTMMDAVIRLIPGVLGDEDSAAQDSFINGLLDHPHYTRPEIYAEIPVPDVLLGGHHAKIMDWRRQESLKLTSRLRPDLIEDARKNGLLSEEDERFLLLLLK; this is encoded by the coding sequence GTGCGCTTTGATGTTGTAAGTCTTTTTCCGGAGATGTTCTCTGCTTTAACGGAGTGGGGCGTCACTGGCCGAGCCTATCAGCGCGGCCTTACCTCTCTGCGCCTTTGGAATCCTCGGGACTATGCCCATGACCCCCGCAAAACCGTTGATGACCGTGCTTACGGCGGCGGCCCTGGGATGGTCATGATGGCAAAGCCCCTGGAAGATACGGTAGAGGCCATCAAAGCCGAGCACCAATCGAGCGGTGTCCAAACCGGCCCGATTTGCCTGCTGGCACCCCAAGGTGAGCGTTTTTCCCAGAAGATAGCGAAAGATATACTCAGTTACGGTAATTTAACCTTGATTTGCGGTAGATATGAGGCGGTAGACCAACGTTTTGTTGATCGCACGGTTGATTTGCAGCTCTCTATCGGGGATTTTGTGGTTTCTGGTGGTGAATTACCCGCCATGACCATGATGGATGCGGTTATTCGGCTGATCCCAGGGGTGCTGGGGGATGAGGATTCTGCGGCCCAGGATAGCTTTATTAATGGCCTTTTGGACCATCCGCACTACACCCGGCCTGAAATATATGCAGAAATACCAGTGCCGGACGTGCTTTTAGGCGGACATCACGCTAAAATAATGGATTGGCGTCGGCAAGAGTCGTTAAAGCTGACATCAAGATTGCGCCCAGACCTCATTGAGGATGCGCGTAAGAATGGGTTGCTTAGTGAAGAAGATGAACGTTTTTTATTGTTGTTGTTGAAATAA
- a CDS encoding META domain-containing protein, which yields MAQIRNLHYSRLARFSALGILGLLIGCAQVLPPCNARTSPPAIELSGAWALERWSLAPNSKGEVRPRPLPSDGGMPAISIQFDARTNTVSGFSGCNRFTAQLTEDQRGISIDKIASTRMACSADRMELESAFLYQLNDYQRLVRDDDRLLLIGRDQNVLRFVQSGKLK from the coding sequence ATGGCACAAATACGGAATTTACATTATTCACGCTTAGCCCGTTTTTCTGCGCTCGGAATCCTCGGCCTCCTGATCGGCTGCGCCCAGGTATTGCCGCCCTGCAATGCCAGAACCAGCCCGCCGGCAATCGAACTGAGTGGCGCCTGGGCTCTGGAGCGCTGGAGTTTGGCGCCCAATAGCAAAGGCGAGGTTCGACCACGCCCCCTACCTTCAGACGGCGGGATGCCAGCAATTTCGATTCAATTCGATGCCCGCACGAATACAGTAAGTGGCTTTTCTGGATGCAATCGTTTTACAGCACAGCTAACAGAAGATCAGCGTGGCATCAGCATTGACAAGATTGCCAGCACCCGCATGGCCTGTTCAGCTGATCGCATGGAATTAGAGAGTGCATTTCTATATCAACTCAATGACTACCAACGCCTAGTGCGTGATGATGATCGCCTGCTCCTCATTGGACGCGATCAGAATGTACTGCGTTTTGTGCAAAGTGGTAAATTGAAATGA
- a CDS encoding ComEA family DNA-binding protein, protein MIQKFRSYVRQYAFQVALMSLLVPVIGVGLSDAIASPVNVNSASQSELESIKGLGPSKARAIISEREDGGFYRDANDLQQRVRGIGMKSVEKMVDNGLTIESPSAYRETRNGSRANSRVQGEPTSRASRSQGRSRETLDQYPASKRGKGQKNWE, encoded by the coding sequence ATGATTCAAAAGTTTCGTTCGTATGTGCGTCAATATGCATTTCAAGTGGCGTTGATGTCCTTGTTGGTGCCTGTTATTGGTGTGGGTTTATCGGATGCAATCGCATCGCCTGTGAATGTCAATAGTGCTAGTCAGTCTGAGCTTGAAAGCATCAAAGGCTTGGGCCCTTCAAAAGCGCGTGCCATTATTTCAGAGCGAGAGGATGGCGGCTTCTACCGCGATGCCAATGACTTACAGCAGCGGGTACGGGGCATCGGGATGAAGTCAGTTGAAAAGATGGTTGATAACGGCTTAACCATTGAATCCCCTAGCGCTTACCGCGAAACCCGCAATGGCTCCAGAGCAAATTCACGCGTACAAGGCGAGCCGACTTCGCGCGCGAGTCGATCGCAAGGGCGCTCGCGTGAGACGCTTGATCAGTACCCCGCATCCAAGAGGGGGAAAGGGCAAAAAAACTGGGAATAA